The genomic DNA TCGCCCTTTCGCACACGTCGTCCTGGGTGAGGAAGTTCAGCACCTCCTGGGCGGGCCCGCAGCCCAGGTTGAAGATGCGGGTGCTCCGGCCCAGGGCCGCCCCCCGCCGGGTCTCCTCCCGCAGGCGCTCGGTGAGGTACTTGATGCGGTTGCGGTGGGCCTCCGCCGGGGCGATGTTCCAGAAATAGAAGTTGATCATCTTGGCGAAAAGGGAGGTCCCCTCCAGGGGGTCCCGCAGGATCATGCGCACCATCTCATAGTCCCCGGCGTAGCCCAGGGGCTTCTGGAAGGTGCGGTAGAGGAAGGGCGCGCAGAGGATGAGCGGGTGGATCTGGCGGCGGCCATAGGCCCGGTGGGTGGGTTGCAGGTCCTCGGGGATGGTGTTGGCGATGGCCTCGAAGCGCTCGCCCAGCTCGGCCACCCGCATGAAGAAGGGCTCCTTCAACCGCTCGACCACCTCCCGCTCCCGCTGCAGGCGGTCCCCCGTGGGCTCGGAGCGGATGCCGAACTCCACCTGTTCCAGCCAATGGCGCAGGTCCACCAGGAGGGTCTGCATGTCGGCGATGGCCACCTTGAAGTCCGGCGTGACGACCTGGACCTTCTCCCATTCCTTGAGGAACTTGCCGAACTCGCTCTCCAGGCTCTCGGCCTTCTGCACGGGCGAGAAGAGATCCACGTCCAGCCAGGCGTCCTCCAGGCTGGCCTCGCAGACCAGGAAGATGCCGGTGTTGACCAGGTTGGAGACCACCGCCCGTCCCGAATAAACGGGCTTCTCGTTCATGAAGATGCGGAACTCGGTGAGGACCTCGGACAACTGCAGGATGCTGTAGGGGTTGTAGACCTCGAAGACCACCAGGTAACGGGTGAGGCGCAAGGAGGTGGCACGGATCTCGGTGCCTTGGCTGTTGCGGCATACGATGAAGGTGTCTTTCCCGAACACGACCGCCATGGGCTGCTCCGTAACTTTGTTCCGGCACCAAAATACCGGCCACCCGCCGGCCCGGGCCACCATTTCTCCAACAGACTAAAAAAGGGCCATTTGCCCGGAAAACGAATTCCTCTTCGGGCCCGGCGGACCCGAAGCGTTAAACCGGCCGATGGGGCCGTTCAAGAACGATACATTTGGGGATAGGGAAGATCGCGACGCCCGATCGTTCGGAGGCCATGGATGGAAGGTCTTGAAGGTTCGGAAAAGCGCTTCGAAAGGTCCTTTTGGATACCTTCCGGGCGCCAGGTCGCCGAAAGAAAGATTCAGGGCACTCCATGCGCGGCTCGAGGGTCGCCAACATCATTGCTGGCATTTTAAGCGGTCAGGAAAACGGATTAAATTGCGGATTTCGGCTTTTTTCACGATCGGCCGAAAACCGCCCTAATTCCGTCCGGTTTTGCATTCGGCCGTTAATTCGAAGTGAAATGTGGAGCGGGACCCCGGACCCGCCCGCCCCAAAAGAAAAGGCCCGCCCCCGGGAAGGGGCGGGCCGCAGGACCGGCCTATGGAAGGCCCGGGGGCTCAATTCACCTGCAAAGTCCCCTGCATCCCGGTGCAGGCGCTGGTGCAGGAGCCGTTCCCGCAACTGGAGTGGTTCCCGCAATGGAACTTGAAGGTCCCCGTGTTGTTGAAGGTCACCGTCACGGGGAAGCTGGTGTTCCCGCTGACCATGCAGGAGGAAGCGGCGCCGTCGTCGATGTTCAAGGGATGGATGCCGGCGTTGGAACTGTCCCAGACCACCGATTGTCCCTGGGCGATCGTCAGGGGAGCGCTCAAGGGGGTCGCACCGATGGCATATTGGTAGGAACCGCTATTGACCACCGAAAGGGTATAGGCCACGGGCCCGGGCGTGGTTCCCGGCGTCGGGGTCATGCCCCCACCCCCACCACCGCCGTAGGGACCGGTCCCCGTCGAACCGCTACAGGACCATCCGGCCACCAGGGCCAGGAACAACATCACGACCAAGGACGCTTTCTTCATGGAGGACCCCCTCAAAGCTTTGATGTCTTTGAGTAGGGGGCTGCGGAAGGGAATGTTACACGGGGCGGGGCATTTTTTCCGGACCATGGACCCAGCGGATCCCGTTTTTTTCCTTATCCCTCGAGGGAAGAAGGCCCTGGGAGCAGGTCAGGTCCGCTCCGTCGCTCCACTATTCTTTTGGCGAGACCATGTGGAAAAGGAAGGTCCGGAGGGCCGCGATCTCCTGGGGGGTCCCGGTCAGGGGCGGCATGTATTTCACATAGGGCGAATCGGGTTTGTGGTCGTGGAGCATCTCCAGGATGTTGCCGATGGACCTCTCGTCGCGTCCGGCCAAAAGACGGGTCATTCCCCGGTAGCCGCTCACCGTGTGGCAGGGCAGGCACTGGCCCAGGAACATCCGCTGGCCCAGCTTCATCGGGTCTTCCCCGGTCCCGGGCATCCCGGCGGGCGCCCAGATCGAGCGCGTCATGAAACCTTCCTGGTTGAAACCCTCCACCTGGTATTTCCGGATGCCGTTGGAATACATGAACCTTCCCACCACATAGGGCTTGCGCAGCATCTCCCGGGCGCTCTCGGTGGAACCCATGGCCATGAAGCCCAGGAAGAAGATGGAAAGGGCGTAGCCCAGGCGGAACTCCTTGGGGTTGAGGAAGGCCAGGAAATAGACGACCCCGGCCACGGTGGCGGTGGTCAGGGTGGTGATGAGGACCATGCGGGTCACCTGGGTGAAGGCGCCCGTGCCGATGGTCGAGATGCCGAAGGAGAGCAGTTCCCTTTGGGCCTCCGGCACCCTCCAGAGGTACCAGGCGAAGAAGAAGGGCATGAGCAGGTAGGCGGGGATGATCCACTTGGCCGCCCACCGGACCATGCCGGCCTTGAGGGCCCCCTCCCGGTCGCCGTCCAGGCGGCTGAAGAAGACCAGGGCGTAGATCCCCGCCAGGGACAGGCAGACCAAGCTGCGCAGGACCAGGCTGGGCCAATAGGTGGGGTTGAAGAAGGCGTCGAAGAACTTGGACGCCTCGTTCCCCGTCCCCGCCACCGACATCCAGCCGTCGCCGGGGGTGAGCATGAAGGTCAGGATGCCGTTGATGATCACCAGGGTCAGGAAGGAGGAGATGGCGTAGGCATAGCCGATCTGGAGGTGCAGGCGCTCCGGGATGCGGTCCCAGGTGACGTAATAGACGGCGGCGAGGGTCAGTTCCACCATGAAGACCACCCATTCCATGGCCCATCCGAAGACGAAGTTGTGGATGAGGGTGCTGGTGCCCTCGGGGGAGGCCAGGCCGATGGCGAACCAGATCCCCACCCCGGTGAGGGCCCCGAAGACGCCCGTCATCACGAGGAAGAACTTGGAATAACCCTTCAGGGCCGTGATCCAATCGTGGCGGCCCTCCCGGAGGGCCTTATGCTCGGTGATGGCCAGGAAGAGCCCGCCCCCCACCGCGAAGTGGGAGATATAGACGTGGGTGATGGCGATGATGCCGATGACCCAGCCGCTCCCGATCAAGGGCACGTACCAGACGGGATAGTTCATGGAAGCTCCTTAAAGGGTCGCCAGGGCCGCGTAGCCCCAGAGGGTGGTCACCACCAGGATGGCGAGGGCGAGGAGACCGAAATAGGTGGCGTTGCGGGCCCTCTTCCCCGCCTCCCGGCCCGTGTCATAGAGGGGCACCACCGCCCAGAGCACCAACCCCAGGGTGAAGACGGCCAGGCCGAAGAACTCCCCGAACTCGCCGGGGAACCATTTTCCGAAGAGCTTCAGCACCTGGAAGGAGCTCATGAAATACCACTCGGGGTGGATGTCCATCGGGGCGGGCTTCAAGGGGTCGGCCTGCTCCCCCAGGCCCCAGGGGAAGACCGCGGCCAGGAACCCCAGCACGTTCAGGGCCACCAGCCACATGCCCAGGTCCTTCATGGCGAAGTTCGGGAAGAAAGGCACGCTCTTGCGGTCCTTCTCGGGCTTGGCCTGTTCGCTCTCGGGGATGGACATGCCCTGCTTCTGCACCAGCGCCAGGTGGAAGAGCAGGATGGGCACGAAGAGGGCGGGCAGGATCACCACGTGCAGGGCGAAGAAGCGGTTCACGGTGTAGGAGCTGATCTCCACCCCGCCCCGGATGAGGTCGGCGATCCAAGGGCCCACCCCCGGGACGACCGCCGGGATGGAAAGGCCCACCTTGGTGGCGAAAAAGGACAACAGGTCCATGGGCAGGAGGTAGCCGGAGAAGCCGAAGACCATGGCCAAAAGGAGCAGGACGAAGCCGCTCCACCAGGTCAATTCCCGGGGGGCCCGGTAGGCCTTCATGAAATAGGCGCTGAACATGTGCACGAAGGCCGAGGCGATCATCAGGTTGGCCGCCCAGGAATGGGCGGAACGGATGAGCCAGCCGAACTTGATGTCGTAGGTGATCTTGCGCACCGAGTCGTAGGCCTCGTCCCCCGGGCGGTAATAGATGAGCAGCAGCACCCCCGAGACGCACATGACCAGGAAGAGGAACAGGGTGATGCCGCCCCAGTAGTACCAGAAGGAATGGGCGTGCTCGGGCACCCGCTTCTTCAAGGCCAAGGCCTTGAGTTCGGTGAGGCCCAAACGCTCGTCCAACCACCCGTAAAGGCGGCCGGGGGCCTTCGCCCCTTGCGGGCCCTTGGGGGCCTTAGGCGCGGCTGACGGTGATCTTTCCATTGGCGATGGCCACCTTGAACTCGGTCAGCGGCTTGGGCGGCGGACCGGAGATATTGGCGCCCGTTCGGGCGTTGTAGACACCCCCATGGCAGGGGCAGAGGATGATCTTCTGGGCGGGTTCGTAGGACGGCGTACAGCCCAGGTGGGTGCAGACGGCGCTCAAGGCCGTCCAGGTGTCGTCGTCGTGGTGGATGAGCATGGCCGGCCTGCTCCCGAACTTGAAGAACATGGCGGCGTTCTTGGGCAGGGAGATCGCGTTGTCGAGGGTCACTTCATTGACCGCGCCCGCCATCATGGACTCCTCCACCGGCGAAGCCAGGTAGCGGTAGATGGGATAGCCCACCGCCCCGGCATAGATCACGCCCA from bacterium includes the following:
- a CDS encoding methyltransferase domain-containing protein, whose protein sequence is MAVVFGKDTFIVCRNSQGTEIRATSLRLTRYLVVFEVYNPYSILQLSEVLTEFRIFMNEKPVYSGRAVVSNLVNTGIFLVCEASLEDAWLDVDLFSPVQKAESLESEFGKFLKEWEKVQVVTPDFKVAIADMQTLLVDLRHWLEQVEFGIRSEPTGDRLQREREVVERLKEPFFMRVAELGERFEAIANTIPEDLQPTHRAYGRRQIHPLILCAPFLYRTFQKPLGYAGDYEMVRMILRDPLEGTSLFAKMINFYFWNIAPAEAHRNRIKYLTERLREETRRGAALGRSTRIFNLGCGPAQEVLNFLTQDDVCERANLTLLDFNDETLSATQQSIESVRSRFNRRTPVNLVKKSVNQILKETMRPEERTMGSNFDMIYCAGLFDYFSDKICKRLMNQFYEMLAPGGLLVATNVDSSNPARQQMEYFMEWHLVYRNAAQLGALAPEKAVDHQVKADSTGVNIFIEVRRPENG
- a CDS encoding cytochrome ubiquinol oxidase subunit I, yielding MNYPVWYVPLIGSGWVIGIIAITHVYISHFAVGGGLFLAITEHKALREGRHDWITALKGYSKFFLVMTGVFGALTGVGIWFAIGLASPEGTSTLIHNFVFGWAMEWVVFMVELTLAAVYYVTWDRIPERLHLQIGYAYAISSFLTLVIINGILTFMLTPGDGWMSVAGTGNEASKFFDAFFNPTYWPSLVLRSLVCLSLAGIYALVFFSRLDGDREGALKAGMVRWAAKWIIPAYLLMPFFFAWYLWRVPEAQRELLSFGISTIGTGAFTQVTRMVLITTLTTATVAGVVYFLAFLNPKEFRLGYALSIFFLGFMAMGSTESAREMLRKPYVVGRFMYSNGIRKYQVEGFNQEGFMTRSIWAPAGMPGTGEDPMKLGQRMFLGQCLPCHTVSGYRGMTRLLAGRDERSIGNILEMLHDHKPDSPYVKYMPPLTGTPQEIAALRTFLFHMVSPKE
- a CDS encoding cytochrome bc complex cytochrome b subunit, translating into MERSPSAAPKAPKGPQGAKAPGRLYGWLDERLGLTELKALALKKRVPEHAHSFWYYWGGITLFLFLVMCVSGVLLLIYYRPGDEAYDSVRKITYDIKFGWLIRSAHSWAANLMIASAFVHMFSAYFMKAYRAPRELTWWSGFVLLLLAMVFGFSGYLLPMDLLSFFATKVGLSIPAVVPGVGPWIADLIRGGVEISSYTVNRFFALHVVILPALFVPILLFHLALVQKQGMSIPESEQAKPEKDRKSVPFFPNFAMKDLGMWLVALNVLGFLAAVFPWGLGEQADPLKPAPMDIHPEWYFMSSFQVLKLFGKWFPGEFGEFFGLAVFTLGLVLWAVVPLYDTGREAGKRARNATYFGLLALAILVVTTLWGYAALATL
- a CDS encoding Rieske (2Fe-2S) protein; this encodes MASKKGMDGKGPQNPIDDAFGPTERRTFLKGAIGTLGVIYAGAVGYPIYRYLASPVEESMMAGAVNEVTLDNAISLPKNAAMFFKFGSRPAMLIHHDDDTWTALSAVCTHLGCTPSYEPAQKIILCPCHGGVYNARTGANISGPPPKPLTEFKVAIANGKITVSRA